The proteins below are encoded in one region of Sporosarcina sp. FSL K6-1508:
- the rpoN gene encoding RNA polymerase factor sigma-54, with protein MQLVIEQRQGLHLTMTPDLRQAIEILQYSTYELYQYLQEKELENPLIELESDEYKQKSDTYSTPSKSTLLPVDFLESNEGGMKIDLMQQVTFTFKDEQDRKLLKYLIYNLDDNGYLYLDEEKTYNLQEIERGIHLLQKVGPTGIGARNLIECLQLQIIYEYPEEILAECLILNHLDLLANHKWNEIAFRMNLSLVEVKEIHEFIKTLNPKPCSHISDFKTEYLTPDIVVDFKDEEISYHLNDGYLPKIQLNKEYTNLLKEKSTTSKYLNSQFNDYQQLLNSIEQRRTTILKIMKVIIKRQEQFFKDGFVSLQPLTLKEVAEEIGMHESTISRATSNKVIQTPKGTFYFKTLFTSKLETSDGNAISQTKVKALLEKFIAEENKSKPLSDQTIANYFNSTEGIIISRRTISKYREELSIPTSRMRKK; from the coding sequence ATGCAACTTGTAATTGAACAACGGCAAGGACTCCATTTAACAATGACACCTGATTTGAGACAAGCCATTGAGATATTGCAGTATTCCACTTATGAGCTATACCAATACTTACAAGAAAAAGAGTTGGAAAACCCTTTAATCGAACTAGAGTCAGATGAGTATAAACAGAAATCTGATACATATTCAACACCTTCAAAATCAACTTTACTTCCTGTAGACTTTCTTGAAAGTAATGAGGGCGGAATGAAAATTGATTTGATGCAACAGGTAACATTCACATTTAAAGATGAACAAGACCGCAAACTCCTTAAATATCTTATTTATAATTTAGATGATAATGGCTATTTATACTTGGATGAGGAGAAAACATATAATTTGCAGGAGATTGAACGAGGTATTCATCTTCTTCAGAAAGTTGGTCCAACAGGAATTGGCGCGAGAAATTTAATAGAATGTCTCCAATTGCAAATTATATATGAGTACCCTGAGGAGATACTTGCAGAATGTTTGATTCTCAACCACTTGGATTTACTGGCAAACCACAAATGGAACGAAATCGCCTTTCGTATGAATCTATCGCTAGTTGAAGTAAAAGAAATTCATGAATTTATTAAAACACTTAACCCGAAACCATGCAGTCATATCTCGGACTTCAAAACAGAGTATTTGACCCCCGACATTGTTGTTGACTTTAAGGATGAAGAGATATCTTATCACTTAAATGATGGATATCTACCAAAAATTCAACTGAATAAAGAATATACGAACTTACTTAAAGAGAAAAGTACCACGTCGAAGTATCTTAACAGCCAATTCAATGACTATCAGCAGCTTCTAAACAGCATTGAACAGCGAAGAACAACAATTTTAAAAATAATGAAAGTGATTATTAAGAGACAAGAACAGTTTTTTAAAGATGGATTTGTCTCCCTGCAACCATTAACGCTAAAAGAAGTCGCAGAAGAGATTGGTATGCATGAGTCGACTATCAGCAGGGCAACGTCGAATAAAGTAATTCAAACACCTAAAGGCACTTTCTATTTTAAAACATTATTCACGTCAAAGTTGGAAACATCGGATGGAAACGCCATATCTCAAACGAAAGTGAAAGCCCTTCTGGAAAAGTTCATTGCCGAAGAAAATAAATCCAAAC